Genomic segment of Siniperca chuatsi isolate FFG_IHB_CAS linkage group LG16, ASM2008510v1, whole genome shotgun sequence:
ATCCGATGCAAGTGCTCTCTTCCtcaatatttaaaatctgtatacttCACTGCATGAAACTTATTGGAATAATTTTTAAGTAAGGTAACATAAGGCCAGGGATTGCTATGGCACGAACAAATATGAATGTAACTGATAGtggaaaaactgaattttatgACATTTACATGGAGAATGAAGAGGTCTTTGTTATAAAGTACAAAATGCTAAAAGGAATTTGTTgctgtcattttatttgttgcaGAGAACAACTTGAATGCACAGTACTTTACATTGTTGTACCAGGACAACAGGGCCTTAAATCAAGAGTGATAGATATACAAATGGAATATGCATTACACTctacattaatgtaaaatgtttgttgaTTCAAGACAGGATATACCAAATGTCTGTCCCTGGAAGGAATAACTTATAATAATACGAGTCTGTCTACCTACCTGCCAGCGCTAATTTCACCTTTGTCctggtatgtttttttttgttttttgttttttttacagtttttggaTCAAGACAGAATTGTCACAGTATCGTCAACTGGAGCAGTCACCATCTTCCGTCACCACCAAAACAGTCAGGTACACACATGGCTTATGGCTTTCAGATACACAGGTTTCACATACAGTGAGTTTATCCAGATCCAGTCTATGTAATGAGCCAATAACACGGGGACAGATTACAGCCACTCACAGCAGATCTTGACTCTCGTATATAATCTCTTATGTTTTCACTCTGTGCTTCACATGGCACACTTCATGGCATTCCTGACATAATTTTGATCGTTTTTATAAAATTAAACTAAgcaaactaaatgaaaacatgtaaaCACTGTTACAGTTCATATTTAGGGATCGTGCATCTTGAACGTTACTCTTGTGCAAGACAAGAATATGTTGTAACAAACATGGATACATCAGTAACTCTGATTAGACAAACACTTGACCTGGCTTGAGCTAGGCTTACCTAGCTTGATAATTGCCTTGTATTTCTGAGGTCATTTACCCAATGTGAAAGGTGTATAATTTGCATCATGTCCTCAAGGTATGTTATTAATGACTTTATTTACCCTTATTTAACAAGAGAATTTGACTAAAGTCACATCTACAAACTAGGAGTGCAGTTCCAGGAACTGAATGTTAGACAAACTGTTTAACTGGATATATAACATGCTTGTGGTTTGGTAAATATTCAAATTTCTtatgtcttctctctctcgaCTGCAGACGATATCAGTTTCTCAGCGCTGGGCGAGAGCACATCGTTACCCTTGTGACAACGCTCCCTGTACTGGTGTTGTGTGCAGCAGTCCTGAGATCGTCACGGTCGGTGAAGATGGCAGGATCATCGTTTTCAGAGCCGACCAGGAGGGAGTGATTCGAGTCATAGGTGAGATTAAGATTAAGCTGCTGTAGCTAGACCATCATGTcacattaaaatacacacagaattACAATTCTTAGCATATGATAGCATCTTTCAGGTCATGTGGAATGAGACAGGTTTTGTATTGGACTGTTTAACCATTGCTAGAGAATGCGGACAGCAGCACGATTCATGCTGTGACTTACCTGAGGACAACAGAGATTTTGACAGTGAACTCTATCGGCCAACTCAAGCTGTGGGATTTCAGACAACAGAGCAACTCGCCATCCCAGATTCTCTCCCTGTAAGATCTCCTCAGTTCTAaccaaaaaaatttaatttctcAACATTAatttttctgttctgctcttTACTTAGTGAATTTAATATTTGGGTGCTTTTGATTAtaagttgttttcttttcaggtCAGGGGATAGAGTCCCGCTGCACTGCGTGGACAGACATCCTAACCAACAGCACATTGTGGCCACAGGAGGGCAGGACGGCATGCTCTGTGTCTGGGATGTGAGACAAGGCAACACACCCTTCTCACTCATGGAGGCACACTCTGCTGAAAGTAAGACTTTATTGTGGGCAGATGATTTAATTTACCAGTTTTAAACTTACAAGTTAATTTTGAAGAAGTCGTATATGGAAAgatttatatttctctttttgcaATGACTTGCTTtggtttaaatatgtttttctttggttttcttAATAGTGTGGGAGGTCCACTTCCACCCAACCAACCCAGATCATCTGTTCACATGCTCAGAGGACGGTTCACTGCTGCACTGGGAGACATCCTCACATTCAGACATGCCCTCCTTCTTACAAGGCAAGTCAAATGATTCTGTCTGCTATTCGGTTTAGCCAGCAGGGAGATAACAGTATTTACCAAAGAAAAATCTGCTAGGTGCTGCTAAGAAACAGCATTTTACTACAAAAAAAGGATGTCATGTAAAAGCCATTTGTGCCATAATCCAGAAGATATCAGGCCAAataatctctctgtctctctgtctgtctctctcgaTCTCTCGGTcgatctctctgtctctgtctctctctctgtctgtctctcttgaTCTCTcagtctccatctctctctctatctctctgtctctgtctctctctccatctctctgtctccatctctctctctatctctctgtctctctctccatctctctctcggtctctcttgatctctctgtctctcactcgatgtctctgtttctcactcgatctctctgtctcagtctctctctcgatctttctctctctcaatgtctctgtctctctctgtctttctctgtctgtctctgtccctctctcaatctctcggacagataaaaaataagcatttttttattattacattaattttTAATGAAGACGGGTTAAAAGGTtagattttctgaaaaatatgtgattatatgacattattatacACATTATatgaaatatgacattattTTAGAAATTCAGTGgtagaatgtaactaagtacatttacttaagtacaatttagaggtactttacttgagtatttccatttcaggcTGTCAATAGTGACCTTTGGCCTCCCAAAACCTAAACCAGTCACCAGATTTAATCAGCAAATCGCTGCATCAAGAGTTGACAATTATACATGAGAGCACAATCATATGATAGTAACTAGCTTATATCTTAATCATAGggtatttatgtatttcatatATTAGTCATATAACCCCGACTGTTATCTTTTGGTTGTCAGAGCAACCAGGAAAACACTGAGTCAGCTAGCGTGACACAGACAATCAAGAGCTAAAAAGCTGGCATATCAGCATGCTGGTGCATGCTATAcaccaaaataataatagtacaGTAATCATAATAACCTCCTAAAATATTAAGAGatatttttatcattgttttcCAGGTGGCAGGAACAATAGCATGATATCTCGCAGTGCGATGGCCCCGGCTGGAGGGAACCAGTCCCTCATCAGCGCCTGGCTCAGCGGAGACTCCAGTAAAGGCCGTCTGGAGACGACTCACATGCTGCCCAGCCAGACGCTGTCCGTCAACAGTTTGGATGTACTTGGACAATGTCTTGTCTGTGGGACTGACGGAGAGGCTATTTTTGTCAACAGACAGGTCCCAGTTTAAAAGAGATGTTGGTGCACAGGACAAGATATGGATGAAGatctgtttgtttgctgtcaATTTCAGTCACAACAGAGGTTTTATTGTCTCCTTTGATCATAAAGGGTGCCAAAAATACTTTATGTTCAAAAGTATGCTTGTGACATTTTGGCTTTACGTGTGTATTTGCAGTTGCATGGATCAAGGTTTTTTTAGATCATTGCAAGCAGAGTAATTCAACTCAACAGTACTTTTGTATGGATGtcatttaaaacagttttgaaataaataaataaaaggcctTTACACAATGTCTAATGAGTCCATTGACAGTTTTGTTAAAATAGAAATCCAAGGTAGAacgtttagttttatttttgtttaatcttttttttacatttgttattaTGTCACAAGGAATGTAACACCAACCGCCACCCTTTTAGCCCTCATTTTAATGAATACTGTAGCTGCAGTCACTGTACATACCTGCTTGTTTCCCATTAACCTTCCAAATATTGTATAGTTTCATTTAGTTCAAATTACCACTGCCGAACATTAAATCTTTACCAGTTCAGACCAGTGGCGTTCAGGAGCTACAGGTGGATAGATGGTCCGGAGGTGAAGTGAAGaatgatggagaaaaaaaaaaaacaagcttcaTCCGGGTAACCTGTGTGGAGTTTCCCAAACTTTAACTAATAATTCCTCTAGTAGCACTTCCGGTCTTTATATTAAAATTAGAGTCCTAACATGATGTAAAAGGCAAGTTTTGTATGCAGTCTTGGTAGTTAGCCCTGTGTGTTTCCAAAATGATCCTGTTTTTAATAACACCTCACTGATTTGGAAGATTTCTGAGGAACATTTTTCTAATTcaactgatttattttacttgCATGTGTCTTTTAATGGACTTATTGAGTATGGATTGCAGCTAACTGCCATGTGGCGttatttatttgcaaatgtgAACTATACtattttgtgcacattttttatgttttatatatgaTTGTTTCATGTGATATGAACAAGATATGTTGAGgttgtttctatttttagtGTGACTTTTTAACATCTGGCCAAGAACAACAGATGAAAATTAGCCACTAACTCGACAAGTGTTAGCTGTTTTGTTATTACAATTTGAATTTATAAGACTGTGTAAATGTTAGAGTTTCTGAAAATATATATgtgcttttgtctgtctgcaggatTGAAATAGTTCTTAAAACTATCCTCAGGAGTTACTTCCCTccttttattgtgaaatctACAGAAACCGGAAGTGTGTTGCGCTTCTTCCGTGTCTAACTTGTTGCTGTTGTACTTGTCATTCAGACATCCCAGGAATTCAACACGACTAGGAACAAGCCAGCTCGGCACAACGAGgacattttaagttaaaaacacTTCATTGTCGCCGAGAAAGGTCAAGGAAATATATCGTTTGTTGTCAAAATAGGAAAAGTGTCGAAGACCGCGGCAGCTACAGATACTGGTAAGTTGTCAGACACGGCTAACGGCTAACTAACTGTCGCCAGTTGTGTTCCGAGCTAGCAGCTAATTCTCAACCTGTTGTTGAATTAGCCTAGCAGCAAATGGACGCCTTTAACGCACAGGCCGCGGAGAAACTGCTGCTGCGCTGTTTGATTTTATGCAAAGTGAAATTGCGATAACTCCAGTCTGCAGCTGATGGGTCGCTGTGTATTGGGGATATTTAGGCGAATGTGATAGACAACTttagcattacatttttttacaaaactTGACGCAAGAGGATTAGCGTTGAAGTAGCGCTCTGTTAGCCTGAACTGCTAACGACGCTAGCAAGTGTACTGATTATTGTTTCGTGAAGGAATACTTTTTCTTCTGAGGCAAGTTTCTCCACCTTAAAGCTTTGAACAACGAGTTTAGCTTAAAGTGAAATAGTAAAGCGCtgaaatcaaactttattttcagCTATTGGTCCATAATAACTCCTAGAACTGACAGTCTGACTTTTATTGATATCTATATAGTTAGCTAATTTGTATCTGTTAGTATTTGTTAATTATTACTTTCTACATCTCATTTGCCCAACCTGTTCTGTAATATGACATGCACTCTGGATGTCTGCTCATCTCACATTGGTTCTGTACATTTCTGTTAGCAGCATGCAGATGTGAGGTCAGACATCAGAGACACCTGCTACCCTTTGCTGCAGCCCTGGACTGAGTGACATCTTCATCCCCTTCATCGTCATCATACATGCTCTTACATGAAGAGAGGGGAGAAACCCGAAGGATACAGACAGATGAGACCCAAAACGTTCCCCACCAGTAACTATAGCGGCAACAGCCAACAAATGCTGCAGGAAATACGGAACAGCCTACGCAACTTATCCAAACCCTCTGACCCACCTAAAGTGGACATTGGTGGAGCTGGAAAAATGCTTCCTGAGGACCCAAGGCAACAGGGGCGCTGCAGCAACCCCAAAAACCCCTACCATAAGGCCTTACAGGAGATCCGCAAATCCCTGATGCCTTTTGCCAATGAACCCAGTACTTCAGGCCCCAAGGAGAACAAACACGTGTCGCAGGAACCCCCTTGTGTTGGGTTTGAGAAGGTGAGATGAGTGTTTTCGTGTTCTGTTTGTCACCAAGACAGGTTGTTGTCAAGGATTGTGGAGGAATTTTATTCTTAACATAACTCTGTAATTGAGAATAATCACTTTGTTTACGGGAGAATTATTCGAAAAATGAAAAGTATGCAAGGTGGAATGACGAGCTTGTACAGGTGACAATACAGAAATAGTTTCTCAGTTGGAAGTTGGCACTTGTTTTGAGCCAGTGCGTGCAGTCCAGGTATGTAGTGCCACAGTATGCAGTGCAGTAATTTCAGTTGTAACTGTAACATTTAACTGTTGTGGAAAGAAACCGTCCAtttcagagctgcaacaattagtcaattaatcgattagttgatagacagaaaattattctgcTACTATTTTGGTAATTGACTAATCGTATTAAGTTAATTTTTAAGCAAAACCTCccaacattctctggttccagcttctccaatgtgaggatgtgctgcttttatcagttttatatcattgtaaactggaaatctttggcttttggaccGTTGGTTGGACAGAAGACAttaaaagatgtcaccttgggatATGGGAAACTGTGATtgacatttttcaagaaaataatgtgcagatgaatcgataatgaaaagaattgttAGTTGCACTTTTAGTCCATTGACATGACTTTTGAAGACTGTAATGATGTGTGAACTGTTCCGAAAAATAATTAATCCTATATTAAATTTATTTGCGGCTCATTTGCATCTTATCACACTTTGACTGCCCAAACTTTAAATGTTaataggtttgtttgttttttgtgccttttgAACAGAGCAACAATCACAGTATGGGGGCAGTTATAGACTTCTTGGGTAAGGTGAGCTACCAGGACTCGATGAGGGAACAGATGGCTGTTGCCAACCCCAACGCTACAGGTCTGAAAGCCCCAGGTACGTAACTGTCCACTGGGACTAAATGCTGggtttcctcttttattttccACCCATGTGTGTTTATTCAACCTTGATATTGTTTGCAGGATTTGGGACATTTGCTTAAAGAAATGACAATACATGCAAACAAAAGGAGAATGAGTCACTGCATCACGTAATGGAAGAAGTTGACTGGAAATTAGGTTTTTGGGTTTTCATTCATAAAGACAATAGTACATTCAAGGAAAAACATGCATTATAATATGTTGGCAACCGTTTTTAGTATCAACAGGTGCTTGAATTTTGATAACTGTTTTGgaccttttattaaaaaatacaaaaacacacacaaagttaagGAAATACTGATGTTGAGTATATCTTACAACAAGCCACGTTATTCAGCTTTGGTCTTCGTAGTTTTAGCATTCCTATTGGATTTAATAGCATTGTATATACCAAGTTAATTACTGAGTCTTGGGAACATGGCCCTGCGGCGAGAGAGCACACCGTTcctatgtgtgcatgcatatgtgtacattttaaacagtatAACAACTGTTCAGCTGTGAAAAAAActtatttagaaatgtttgttttagtttcagttttagatGGACtttggttttaattattttggctGTGAGGATGCAGTGCTACAAGTAGTGATCTTTATTTTTCATGCCTTCCTCTCTTGAttgtatttttgcaaatttttgTGTCTATAGGATCTTCTCATATCCAGCAGGCTGTGCTGAGGAGGCCGAGCTGGAAAGGCTCTAAGGAGTCTTTGGCTCCTCGACACGGTCCTCTCATGGTGGATGGAATGATGTACCGCTCAGACAGCCCCGGACCACCTCCTGCCTTCCCACAGGGTCACCCTAACAGCCAGAGAGTCAATCCTCCACTGCCGCCTCAGGTGCGCAGTGTCACACCTCCACCAAACCGCGGTGCCATGCCTCCTGCACCGTCTTGGGACAGCAACCCATCAACCAAGCGCTACTCTGGCAACATGGATTACCTTGTGCCCCGCATCTCTCCAGTACCCCAGGGGGCCTGGCCTGATGGGTACCAAGCAGCAGCGCCTCAGAATCAGCGTGGGATCAGCCCTGTGCCTGTGGGCCACCAGCCCATCATAATGCAAAGCTCTGGGGGGAATAAGTTCACCTTCCCCTCCAGCTGGTCTCAGAATGGCTCACCTCAGCCAGACTATATGGCTGGGGGCAGCAGGCAACCTCCTCCCCCATACCCAGTTAATCAGAGCAGCCGGCACAGTCCCACTGACCAGCTGATGCAGGCAGGAGGACCTGCATCATCACCCTCTTACGTCAACGGTGGAAACATCCCTCAGTCCATGATGGTTCCCAACCGGAACAGTCACAACCTTGACATGTACAACATAGGTCCTCCTCAGTCCTGGTCCCAGGCTCCTATGGCCCCCAACCAGCCCCAGTCTTCCCCAGGCAACAGCAGCAACCAGGATCTGTCCCCATCATGGCAGCACAACATGCCAGTCCGCTCTAATTCCTTCAACAACCACCAGCTGAACGGCAGATCGGTCCACACAGCCAGCTCCCAGCCCTCTGCCACCACGGTCACTGCCATCACCCAGGCTCCCATCCTGCAGCCAGTCAAAAGCATGCGTGTCCAGAAACCTGAGTTGCACACTGCTGTCGCTCCCACACACCCCCCATGGATGCAGCAGGCTCCGCCGCCTCCAGCTGCACCAGCTTACCCAGAACCCTCAGCCCCTGTACCTCAGATCCCTGTTGTAGCAGAAGTCCCCAGCTACCAGGGCCCCCCTCCGCCCTATCCTAAGcatctcctccagcagcaggcTGCACCCTGCCCCCCTGCCTACGATCCAGGGGCCAATAAGCTCGGCACAGGCAAAGAGGAGCCCGCTGAAGAGGAGAGCAACGGCGGTGATAGCTCCCGAGACAAGACGACGGAAAGTCCAGAAAGCACCGCAacgacagagaaagagaaaaagcaaaTCACGACATCACCTGTTCCTGTCCGCCGTAACAAGAAAGACGAAGAGCGGAGAGGGGAGTCTGGAAGAATTGCACTGTACTCCCCCCAGGCCTTTAAGTTCTTCATGGAGCAACATGTGGAGAATATCCTGAAGAACCATCAGCAGAGGATTCGGAGGAGGAAGCAGCTGGAAAGTGAGATGCAACGGGTGAGAATATCAACAACCTTAGTAATTTTCTTAATAGACGTTATAGAGTTATAGATGAATCTGTTTCAGTTTTTGCTCTTTAAAGGAATACCTTTCACCCTTTCCAAACTGTTTTCCCTACTATCATGTCATCACTGTattatctgtctctgagatgaTGTCCTTTTCATGCTGTTCTATTTTTTCTTAGCTGTTCTTTcgcttcctttctctccttgcTGTCGCTAACAGCTGATCTAAAAAGGTAAAGGTATCTCTGCTGTCCTGTGACACAGAATAGTCCACACACATCAGTAATTCTAGTAAGCTGTTGTTGAGAgactgttttttgtattttaaatgtactaaatgtaattgtgtgtaaatgtaataaatgtagcatGTTGGCCCCAGTGGCTGAAGGAAATGCATGCCACTCCACGACCTCCATCTCACTGATCATGTCATTGCTCGTGCATCTTTGTTTTGGACTAAAGTGATGCTTAACACAAGGGAAATACAGTATCCATTTTCCAGTTTccatttattgattgattgattcccTTGAATGCCAGTTTATGTCTAACCAGGactacatgtgtgtttttatgcaaCTTTTCTGAGCCTTTTTGAGGTTATGTGGGCTATTAAATCACTTTTGACTCTGTCCTGTGCTCAGGTGGGTTTGTCTTCAGAAGCTCAGGAGCAGATGCGCATGATGCTCTGCCAGAAAGAGTCCAACTACATTCGGCTAAAGCGGGCCAAGATGGATAAATCCATGTTCAAACGAATCAAGACCCTCGGCATAGGAGCCTTCGGTGAGGTGTGCTTGGCCAGAA
This window contains:
- the nup43 gene encoding nucleoporin Nup43 gives rise to the protein MESINAKYVSQKISKTRWRPVSHSSLQQPDIFATGSWDNEDNKISFWSIGNHGSSGMDDGFEGDPQLLCEHKHDGDVLDLQFLDQDRIVTVSSTGAVTIFRHHQNSQTISVSQRWARAHRYPCDNAPCTGVVCSSPEIVTVGEDGRIIVFRADQEGVIRVIENADSSTIHAVTYLRTTEILTVNSIGQLKLWDFRQQSNSPSQILSLSGDRVPLHCVDRHPNQQHIVATGGQDGMLCVWDVRQGNTPFSLMEAHSAEMWEVHFHPTNPDHLFTCSEDGSLLHWETSSHSDMPSFLQGGRNNSMISRSAMAPAGGNQSLISAWLSGDSSKGRLETTHMLPSQTLSVNSLDVLGQCLVCGTDGEAIFVNRQVPV
- the lats1 gene encoding serine/threonine-protein kinase LATS1 isoform X2, whose amino-acid sequence is MKRGEKPEGYRQMRPKTFPTSNYSGNSQQMLQEIRNSLRNLSKPSDPPKVDIGGAGKMLPEDPRQQGRCSNPKNPYHKALQEIRKSLMPFANEPSTSGPKENKHVSQEPPCVGFEKSNNHSMGAVIDFLGKVSYQDSMREQMAVANPNATGLKAPGSSHIQQAVLRRPSWKGSKESLAPRHGPLMVDGMMYRSDSPGPPPAFPQGHPNSQRVNPPLPPQVRSVTPPPNRGAMPPAPSWDSNPSTKRYSGNMDYLVPRISPVPQGAWPDGYQAAAPQNQRGISPVPVGHQPIIMQSSGGNKFTFPSSWSQNGSPQPDYMAGGSRQPPPPYPVNQSSRHSPTDQLMQAGGPASSPSYVNGGNIPQSMMVPNRNSHNLDMYNIGPPQSWSQAPMAPNQPQSSPGNSSNQDLSPSWQHNMPVRSNSFNNHQLNGRSVHTASSQPSATTVTAITQAPILQPVKSMRVQKPELHTAVAPTHPPWMQQAPPPPAAPAYPEPSAPVPQIPVVAEVPSYQGPPPPYPKHLLQQQAAPCPPAYDPGANKLGTGKEEPAEEESNGGDSSRDKTTESPESTATTEKEKKQITTSPVPVRRNKKDEERRGESGRIALYSPQAFKFFMEQHVENILKNHQQRIRRRKQLESEMQRLFFRFLSLLAVANS
- the lats1 gene encoding serine/threonine-protein kinase LATS1 isoform X3; the protein is MKRGEKPEGYRQMRPKTFPTSNYSGNSQQMLQEIRNSLRNLSKPSDPPKVDIGGAGKMLPEDPRQQGRCSNPKNPYHKALQEIRKSLMPFANEPSTSGPKENKHVSQEPPCVGFEKSNNHSMGAVIDFLGKVSYQDSMREQMAVANPNATGLKAPGSSHIQQAVLRRPSWKGSKESLAPRHGPLMVDGMMYRSDSPGPPPAFPQGHPNSQRVNPPLPPQVRSVTPPPNRGAMPPAPSWDSNPSTKRYSGNMDYLVPRISPVPQGAWPDGYQAAAPQNQRGISPVPVGHQPIIMQSSGGNKFTFPSSWSQNGSPQPDYMAGGSRQPPPPYPVNQSSRHSPTDQLMQAGGPASSPSYVNGGNIPQSMMVPNRNSHNLDMYNIGPPQSWSQAPMAPNQPQSSPGNSSNQDLSPSWQHNMPVRSNSFNNHQLNGRSVHTASSQPSATTVTAITQAPILQPVKSMRVQKPELHTAVAPTHPPWMQQAPPPPAAPAYPEPSAPVPQIPVVAEVPSYQGPPPPYPKHLLQQQAAPCPPAYDPGANKLGTGKEEPAEEESNGGDSSRDKTTESPESTATTEKEKKQITTSPVPVRRNKKDEERRGESGRIALYSPQAFKFFMEQHVENILKNHQQRIRRRKQLESEMQRLI
- the lats1 gene encoding serine/threonine-protein kinase LATS1 isoform X1 yields the protein MKRGEKPEGYRQMRPKTFPTSNYSGNSQQMLQEIRNSLRNLSKPSDPPKVDIGGAGKMLPEDPRQQGRCSNPKNPYHKALQEIRKSLMPFANEPSTSGPKENKHVSQEPPCVGFEKSNNHSMGAVIDFLGKVSYQDSMREQMAVANPNATGLKAPGSSHIQQAVLRRPSWKGSKESLAPRHGPLMVDGMMYRSDSPGPPPAFPQGHPNSQRVNPPLPPQVRSVTPPPNRGAMPPAPSWDSNPSTKRYSGNMDYLVPRISPVPQGAWPDGYQAAAPQNQRGISPVPVGHQPIIMQSSGGNKFTFPSSWSQNGSPQPDYMAGGSRQPPPPYPVNQSSRHSPTDQLMQAGGPASSPSYVNGGNIPQSMMVPNRNSHNLDMYNIGPPQSWSQAPMAPNQPQSSPGNSSNQDLSPSWQHNMPVRSNSFNNHQLNGRSVHTASSQPSATTVTAITQAPILQPVKSMRVQKPELHTAVAPTHPPWMQQAPPPPAAPAYPEPSAPVPQIPVVAEVPSYQGPPPPYPKHLLQQQAAPCPPAYDPGANKLGTGKEEPAEEESNGGDSSRDKTTESPESTATTEKEKKQITTSPVPVRRNKKDEERRGESGRIALYSPQAFKFFMEQHVENILKNHQQRIRRRKQLESEMQRVGLSSEAQEQMRMMLCQKESNYIRLKRAKMDKSMFKRIKTLGIGAFGEVCLARKEDTAALYAMKTLRKKDVLLRNQVAHVKAERDILAEADNEWVVRLYYSFQDKDNLYFVMEYIPGGDMMSLLIRLGIFKEELAQFYIAELTCAVESVHKMGFIHRDIKPDNILIDRDGHIKLTDFGLCTGFRWTHDSKYYQSGDHVRQDSMDFSKEWEDPANCRCSDRLKPLERRKARQHQRCLAHSLVGTPNYIAPEVLLRTGYTQLCDWWSVGVILYEMVVGQPPFLATTPLETQLKVINWKNMLHIPPPAKLSPEASDLIVKLCRGPEDRLGKNGADEIKAHPFFKTIDFSSDQRQQVAPYIPTIAHSTDTSNFDPVDPDKLWSSSSDGENNHNDTLNGWFRNGKHPEHAFYEFTFRRFFDDNGHPYSCPKPIEYEGYNEDEADSEGPAQEAASSSATQGRDLVYV